The following proteins come from a genomic window of unidentified bacterial endosymbiont:
- the hemH gene encoding ferrochelatase, giving the protein MSLTKAGVLLVNLGTPSAATPKAIRAFLGPFLSDRRVIDLPRCLWYPLLYGVVLPRRCAKLAQRYQAIWLPEGSPLLVYSRRQQQALAACLGSEIPVGLGMTYGEPSLASALERLLAQGITALVVLPLFPQYSSTTTAAVWDCLAQALQRYRRLPKLHFIRDYATHPLFIQALQQSIQQAFSQHGAPDRLLFSYHGIPQRYVQQGDDYPQRCQATTEAVVAKLSLLPEQWAMSYQSRFGYAAWLQPYTVEQLHRLAQQGVRNLQVICPAFSSDCLETLEEITQEARDIFLKAGGASFHYIPALNDTSAHIQLLQALVTETLAG; this is encoded by the coding sequence ATGAGTCTTACCAAAGCGGGTGTACTGCTGGTCAACTTAGGGACCCCTAGTGCGGCGACGCCAAAGGCCATTAGAGCCTTTCTGGGGCCGTTTTTAAGTGATCGCCGGGTGATCGATCTGCCCCGTTGCTTATGGTATCCCCTACTGTATGGTGTGGTGCTGCCGCGGCGCTGCGCCAAGCTGGCTCAGCGCTATCAGGCAATCTGGTTACCCGAAGGATCGCCGCTGCTGGTGTATAGCCGCCGTCAACAACAGGCGCTAGCCGCCTGTTTAGGTTCGGAGATCCCGGTCGGGTTAGGGATGACCTATGGCGAGCCTTCACTGGCCAGCGCCTTAGAGCGCTTGTTGGCACAAGGGATCACAGCGCTAGTGGTGCTGCCGCTGTTTCCGCAATACTCTAGCACCACCACCGCAGCGGTGTGGGATTGTTTAGCACAAGCCCTGCAGCGTTATCGTCGCTTGCCTAAACTCCACTTTATCCGTGATTATGCTACACACCCACTGTTTATTCAGGCACTACAGCAGTCGATCCAGCAGGCTTTTTCACAGCACGGCGCACCGGATCGGCTACTGTTTTCCTATCATGGCATCCCACAGCGCTATGTGCAGCAGGGGGATGACTATCCACAACGCTGCCAAGCGACCACTGAGGCCGTGGTCGCTAAGCTATCGCTGCTCCCAGAGCAGTGGGCCATGAGCTATCAATCTCGGTTTGGCTACGCTGCTTGGTTACAGCCCTATACCGTTGAACAGTTACACCGTTTAGCTCAGCAGGGGGTACGGAACCTCCAGGTGATCTGTCCTGCTTTCTCGAGTGACTGTTTAGAGACCTTAGAAGAGATCACTCAGGAGGCGCGGGACATTTTTCTAAAAGCTGGCGGAGCGAGTTTCCACTATATCCCGGCGCTCAATGATACTTCGGCCCATATCCAACTATTACAGGCCTTGGTCACCGAGACCTTAGCGGGTTGA
- a CDS encoding MFS transporter, producing the protein MSKSLMSKPPTALTLAIVGGISLVHLLNDLVQSLIVAIYPLLKSEFALSFSDIGLLTFTYQMASSFLQPLIGWVIDRYPQPYALLVSMLLLLIGLTLIACSADFYLLVFAITLAGVGSAIFHPEASRLTRMASGGQYELTQSLFQLGGNFGSMLGPLAALVIIPYGRLAILWFTVAVLMAFSMLLPISHWSKQPTQQFANLSHCGRYDPAFRWSAVAWPLGLLLLLMFTKYIYLFSFYSYYIFYLMDHFQLPISAAQLKFCYFLLSVAVGTLIGGPLAKRLGRRVVIVGSMLGIIPLALLLPYVHLAWTLPLTLLIGVILASAFSAILVYAQELVPGRIGMISGLFFGFTAGMGGIGAALLGQLADKTGLQSVYHCCSYFTLLGLTALLLPKSAPKRPVIQPPSTR; encoded by the coding sequence ATGTCAAAGTCCCTGATGAGTAAGCCTCCTACAGCGTTGACTCTAGCCATTGTGGGCGGTATTAGCCTTGTTCACTTGCTTAACGATCTAGTCCAATCCTTAATTGTAGCGATCTATCCCCTATTAAAAAGCGAGTTTGCACTCTCCTTTAGTGATATCGGTTTGCTTACATTCACTTATCAAATGGCCTCCTCCTTTCTACAACCGCTCATTGGTTGGGTGATTGATCGCTATCCCCAGCCCTATGCACTGTTGGTCAGTATGCTGTTGCTATTGATTGGTCTCACTCTGATCGCTTGTTCTGCCGATTTTTACCTCCTAGTGTTCGCAATTACTTTAGCGGGGGTTGGATCCGCTATTTTTCATCCCGAAGCTTCACGACTCACCCGGATGGCCTCCGGTGGTCAGTACGAGTTAACGCAATCACTCTTTCAGCTCGGAGGTAACTTTGGAAGCATGCTCGGCCCTTTAGCAGCCCTAGTGATTATTCCTTATGGCAGACTGGCTATCCTGTGGTTTACGGTGGCGGTGCTCATGGCTTTCTCTATGCTGCTACCCATTAGCCACTGGTCAAAACAACCCACTCAACAGTTCGCGAACCTTAGCCATTGTGGACGCTACGATCCTGCTTTCAGGTGGTCTGCCGTGGCCTGGCCACTGGGATTGCTCCTGCTGCTCATGTTTACCAAATATATTTATTTATTCAGTTTTTATAGTTACTATATTTTTTACCTCATGGATCACTTTCAACTCCCTATCTCCGCCGCGCAACTTAAATTCTGCTACTTTCTGCTCTCTGTAGCCGTGGGGACCCTCATCGGTGGCCCCTTGGCGAAGCGCCTAGGTCGTAGAGTCGTCATCGTGGGATCTATGCTAGGAATTATTCCGTTGGCACTACTCCTTCCTTACGTTCACTTGGCGTGGACACTGCCGTTAACCCTACTGATTGGCGTGATTTTAGCCTCTGCTTTTTCAGCCATTTTGGTCTATGCACAAGAATTAGTCCCTGGCAGGATAGGGATGATTTCTGGACTGTTCTTTGGTTTTACCGCCGGAATGGGCGGCATTGGCGCAGCGCTCCTAGGCCAGTTAGCAGACAAAACAGGCCTTCAGTCTGTTTATCACTGCTGTTCCTATTTCACCCTTCTGGGACTCACTGCACTGCTGCTCCCCAAATCTGCGCCTAAGCGCCCAGTTATTCAGCCGCCATCAACCCGCTAA
- the purN gene encoding phosphoribosylglycinamide formyltransferase, translating into MKKIVVLISGQGSNLQALIEACQQGRIPAQISAVISDQPQAYGLTRAEQAGIPAVALSRPALLSRAEYDHLLTQTVAAYQPDLVVLAGFMRLLGATFLEEFPQQILNIHPSLLPKYPGLNTHQRALESGDRQHGATVHFVTAQLDGGPIVLQARVPIDPQDSLETISARVQQQEWQIYPLAVRWFIEGRLCMRQGLAWLDQQPLPPLGSSIVL; encoded by the coding sequence ATGAAAAAAATAGTGGTGCTGATCTCAGGCCAGGGCAGCAATCTGCAAGCACTGATCGAAGCCTGCCAACAGGGCCGTATCCCGGCACAGATCAGCGCCGTCATTAGCGATCAGCCACAAGCCTACGGCTTGACTCGGGCAGAACAGGCCGGGATCCCGGCGGTGGCGCTAAGCCGCCCAGCCCTTCTGAGCCGGGCCGAATATGATCACTTATTAACCCAGACGGTGGCGGCTTATCAACCTGATCTCGTGGTACTGGCTGGTTTTATGCGCCTCCTGGGGGCCACGTTTCTAGAGGAATTCCCTCAGCAGATCCTGAATATTCATCCCTCATTACTCCCGAAATATCCGGGATTGAATACACATCAGCGAGCCCTGGAGAGTGGTGATCGGCAGCACGGGGCGACCGTACATTTTGTCACCGCTCAGCTCGATGGGGGTCCTATTGTGTTACAAGCTCGAGTGCCGATTGACCCCCAGGATTCTCTGGAGACGATCAGCGCCCGAGTTCAACAACAAGAGTGGCAGATTTATCCCTTGGCAGTGCGTTGGTTTATCGAAGGTCGGTTGTGCATGCGGCAAGGATTGGCTTGGCTTGATCAGCAACCACTACCACCACTAGGATCATCAATAGTGCTCTAG
- the purM gene encoding phosphoribosylformylglycinamidine cyclo-ligase codes for MATPPLNYKQAGVDIDAGNALVRRIGPLAKKTHRPEVIGGLGGFAALCAIPPQYREPVLVSATDGVGTKLRLAIAQAQHHTIGIDLVAMCVNDLIVQGAEPLFFLDYYATSRLEVEIATQVIAGIAEGCQQARCALVGGETAEMPGMYHPSEYDLAGFCVGIVERSQIMDGSQVCEGDLILALASSGPHANGFSLIHKILESATVDPATALLEGRPLVQHLLEPTRIYVASILNLLKQCDIHALVHITGGGFWDNIPRILPNGLQAVLEQASWSWPALFHWIQQQGEITLYEMYRTFNCGVGMLVMLPAAQVDSALTLLHDLGEQAWIIGNIVKREGPQPVIIRSKTA; via the coding sequence GTGGCCACACCTCCGTTAAATTATAAACAAGCGGGTGTCGATATCGATGCCGGCAATGCGTTAGTCCGACGTATCGGGCCCTTGGCCAAAAAAACTCATCGACCGGAAGTCATCGGCGGGCTCGGCGGATTTGCGGCGCTCTGTGCCATCCCACCACAGTACCGTGAACCAGTACTGGTTTCGGCGACCGATGGGGTGGGAACCAAATTGCGCTTAGCCATTGCCCAAGCGCAGCATCACACCATCGGCATCGATCTGGTCGCTATGTGTGTCAATGATCTGATTGTTCAAGGCGCTGAACCCCTGTTTTTCCTCGATTACTATGCGACCAGTCGTCTAGAGGTTGAAATCGCCACCCAAGTGATTGCCGGCATTGCTGAGGGTTGCCAACAGGCACGCTGTGCGTTGGTCGGTGGGGAAACTGCTGAAATGCCCGGCATGTATCACCCTAGCGAGTATGATCTGGCGGGTTTCTGCGTCGGCATCGTCGAGCGCTCGCAGATAATGGATGGCAGCCAAGTCTGTGAGGGGGATCTCATCCTGGCGCTCGCTTCCAGCGGTCCCCATGCCAATGGCTTCTCCTTAATCCATAAAATTTTAGAAAGCGCCACGGTTGATCCCGCCACCGCACTGCTGGAAGGGCGGCCTTTAGTGCAGCATCTGCTGGAACCTACCCGGATTTATGTCGCTTCAATACTGAATTTGCTCAAACAGTGTGACATCCATGCCCTAGTGCATATTACCGGCGGCGGTTTTTGGGATAATATCCCGAGAATCTTACCCAATGGATTACAAGCGGTCCTTGAGCAAGCCAGCTGGTCATGGCCCGCCCTCTTTCACTGGATACAACAACAGGGGGAGATCACTTTGTATGAAATGTACCGCACCTTTAACTGTGGCGTCGGCATGCTGGTGATGCTGCCAGCCGCCCAAGTGGATAGCGCCCTGACGCTACTGCACGATTTAGGTGAGCAGGCTTGGATCATCGGTAATATTGTCAAACGCGAGGGGCCGCAACCGGTGATTATCCGCTCCAAAACCGCTTGA
- the hda gene encoding DnaA inactivator Hda has translation MTEVPLDHPTQLSLPLYFPDNETFANFYPGKNRQLLEAITTCLQQRGGYLYFWSHPGAGRSHLLKAACAQLSTQGSAVTYLPLDRRQSFSPDLLEGMEHLALVCIDNVEAIAGDSAWELALFDLYNRIREQGSTRLLMAANQAPRQLKLTLADLASRLDWGPIYKLQPLADQDKLQALQLRAHWRGFELPEDVGQFLIKRLRRDLRSLFGVLDCLDQASMVAHRKLTIPFVKTILHL, from the coding sequence TTGACTGAGGTCCCTCTGGATCATCCCACACAGTTGTCGTTGCCGCTCTATTTCCCAGATAATGAGACGTTTGCTAATTTTTACCCCGGGAAAAACCGGCAGTTACTGGAGGCTATCACCACTTGCCTGCAGCAGCGCGGTGGCTATCTCTATTTTTGGTCACACCCCGGTGCAGGCCGAAGCCACCTATTAAAGGCTGCTTGTGCACAACTGTCAACCCAAGGGAGTGCCGTCACTTATCTTCCCTTAGACAGACGCCAGAGTTTCTCACCGGATCTACTAGAGGGTATGGAGCATTTAGCCTTGGTCTGTATTGATAATGTAGAGGCGATTGCTGGAGATAGCGCTTGGGAATTAGCGCTGTTTGATCTCTATAATCGCATCCGGGAGCAGGGGAGCACTCGACTGCTGATGGCGGCTAATCAAGCACCACGGCAACTGAAACTAACGCTCGCTGATCTCGCTTCTAGGCTCGATTGGGGGCCAATTTATAAGCTGCAGCCCTTGGCCGATCAGGATAAATTACAAGCTTTACAACTGCGAGCCCACTGGCGGGGATTTGAACTGCCCGAGGATGTGGGGCAGTTTTTGATTAAACGGTTACGCCGTGATCTGCGATCACTATTTGGCGTCCTGGATTGCCTGGATCAAGCCTCGATGGTAGCCCATCGTAAACTCACCATTCCCTTTGTTAAAACCATCCTTCATTTATAA
- a CDS encoding anti-phage deoxyguanosine triphosphatase, which translates to MRASDHNPWAARWGREQHARRDDWRSPCERDYSRILHSAALRRLQGKTQVFGAGQHDFYRTRLTHSLEVAQIGVGLLTQLQHCYPNEAAHLPEPRLIESLALAHDIGHPPFGHGGETVLNTLMQPYGGFEANAQTLRIVTQLEPYSEQHGMNLTRRTLLGLLKYPRLRAPSLPVDRPTVPPQPPLTLCKPLKALYQEEAACLAWILQPLSHRDQQRLTRNPEPSTTPLVILDCAILSLADDIAYGIHDLEDAIVLGLITAQQWQSIAQPLILCGDPWLTAQLPTLTQQLFSGEHHQRKQAIGALVNRLISDVTLQPFEPAFDTPLFAFTATLTPPLNEALILCMQLVDHFVIQNTLVQRLEYQGQQLIRGLFAAFNSEPERLLPEHSRQRWQRAAEQPGNPQRVIADYIAGMTDGFAQQLYQQLFMPTTASAIWPL; encoded by the coding sequence ATGAGAGCCTCTGATCATAACCCTTGGGCCGCCCGCTGGGGCCGCGAGCAGCACGCTCGCCGGGATGATTGGCGCTCCCCCTGTGAACGGGACTACAGCCGTATTTTGCACTCGGCTGCCCTGAGGCGGCTACAGGGAAAAACCCAAGTATTCGGCGCTGGACAGCATGATTTTTATCGCACTCGCCTAACCCACTCGCTAGAGGTGGCACAAATTGGCGTCGGCTTACTCACCCAGCTGCAGCACTGCTATCCAAATGAGGCCGCGCACCTGCCTGAGCCACGGCTTATCGAAAGCCTGGCACTGGCCCATGATATCGGGCATCCCCCCTTTGGTCATGGGGGAGAAACGGTACTGAATACCCTGATGCAGCCCTACGGGGGCTTTGAGGCCAATGCACAAACCTTGCGCATTGTCACCCAGTTGGAGCCCTATAGCGAGCAGCACGGGATGAACTTGACCCGGCGTACCCTGCTGGGGTTATTAAAATATCCACGACTACGAGCCCCTAGTCTGCCTGTGGATCGCCCGACCGTGCCCCCTCAACCCCCGTTGACACTGTGCAAACCGCTCAAAGCGCTCTATCAAGAGGAGGCAGCCTGCTTGGCGTGGATTCTCCAACCGCTGAGTCACCGTGATCAACAGCGCTTAACCCGAAACCCTGAGCCCTCAACCACCCCGCTGGTGATCTTAGATTGTGCAATCCTATCGCTAGCCGATGATATCGCTTACGGGATCCATGACTTAGAAGATGCCATTGTGTTGGGATTGATTACAGCACAGCAGTGGCAGTCGATTGCACAGCCGCTGATACTGTGTGGTGATCCCTGGTTAACAGCGCAGCTACCAACGCTCACCCAGCAGCTGTTTTCCGGCGAGCACCACCAACGTAAACAGGCCATTGGGGCCTTGGTCAACCGGCTGATCAGCGATGTGACCCTACAACCGTTCGAACCAGCCTTTGACACGCCACTGTTTGCTTTTACAGCCACCCTAACCCCGCCCCTCAATGAGGCGTTAATACTCTGCATGCAGCTGGTCGACCACTTTGTCATCCAGAATACGCTGGTGCAACGCTTAGAGTATCAAGGGCAGCAGCTGATTAGAGGGCTGTTTGCGGCCTTCAATAGCGAGCCGGAACGTCTGCTACCGGAGCATAGCCGCCAGCGTTGGCAGCGAGCTGCTGAACAGCCAGGCAATCCACAGCGGGTGATCGCCGACTATATCGCTGGAATGACGGACGGCTTCGCGCAGCAGCTCTACCAGCAGCTCTTCATGCCAACAACCGCCAGCGCTATCTGGCCCTTATAA